One stretch of Streptomyces sp. A2-16 DNA includes these proteins:
- a CDS encoding dipeptidase, giving the protein MSSNPVAETVASLMPRARAELTELVAFRSVADFDQFPRSESEAAAGWVADALTAEGFQDVALLDTPDGTQSVYGYLPGPEGAKTVLLYAHYDVQPPLDEAGWTSPPFELTERDGRWYGRGAADCKGGVIMHLLALRALKADGGVPVHVKFIAEGSEEQGTGGLERYAEQHPGLLEADTVVIGDAGNFRAGLPTVTATLRGMTMMRVRIDTLAGNLHSGQFGGAAPDALAALIRVLDSLRAKDGSTTIDGLTPDASWDGLQYDEEQFRADAKVLDGVELIGDGTVADRIWARPAVTVLGIDCPPVVGATPSVQASARALISLRVPPGIDTDEATRLLQAHLEAHTPWGARLSTERIGQGQPFSADTTSPAYAAMAEAMAVAYPGQEMQYAGQGGSIPLCNTLAGLYPHAEILLIGLSEPEAQIHAVNESVSPEELERLSVAEALFLRNYAAS; this is encoded by the coding sequence ATGTCGTCGAATCCGGTCGCCGAGACCGTCGCCTCGCTGATGCCGAGGGCGCGGGCGGAGCTCACCGAACTGGTGGCGTTCAGGTCGGTGGCGGACTTCGACCAGTTCCCGAGGAGCGAGAGCGAGGCCGCCGCCGGCTGGGTCGCGGACGCGCTCACCGCCGAGGGATTCCAGGACGTGGCGCTGCTCGACACCCCGGACGGCACCCAGTCGGTGTACGGCTACCTGCCCGGCCCCGAGGGCGCGAAGACCGTCCTGCTCTACGCCCACTACGACGTGCAGCCGCCCCTGGACGAGGCCGGCTGGACGAGCCCGCCCTTCGAGCTGACCGAGCGCGACGGCCGCTGGTACGGGCGCGGGGCCGCCGACTGCAAGGGCGGTGTGATCATGCACCTGCTCGCGCTGCGCGCCCTCAAGGCCGACGGCGGGGTCCCGGTCCACGTCAAGTTCATCGCCGAGGGTTCGGAGGAGCAGGGCACCGGCGGTCTTGAGCGGTACGCCGAGCAGCACCCCGGGCTCCTGGAGGCGGACACCGTCGTCATCGGCGACGCCGGCAACTTCCGCGCCGGTCTGCCGACGGTCACCGCCACCCTGCGCGGCATGACCATGATGCGCGTCCGGATCGACACCCTGGCGGGCAACCTCCACTCGGGCCAGTTCGGCGGCGCCGCCCCCGACGCGCTCGCCGCGCTGATCCGTGTGCTGGACTCGCTGCGCGCGAAGGACGGCTCGACGACGATCGACGGCCTGACGCCGGACGCGTCCTGGGACGGCCTCCAGTACGACGAGGAGCAGTTCCGGGCGGACGCCAAGGTCCTGGACGGCGTGGAGCTGATCGGCGACGGCACGGTCGCCGACCGCATCTGGGCCCGCCCGGCCGTGACGGTCCTCGGCATCGACTGCCCGCCGGTCGTCGGCGCCACCCCGTCCGTGCAGGCGAGTGCCCGCGCGCTGATCAGCCTGCGGGTGCCGCCGGGCATCGACACCGACGAGGCGACCAGGCTGCTCCAGGCGCACCTGGAGGCGCACACCCCGTGGGGGGCGCGGCTGAGCACCGAGCGGATCGGCCAGGGCCAGCCGTTCAGCGCCGACACCACCAGCCCGGCGTACGCGGCGATGGCCGAGGCGATGGCGGTGGCCTACCCGGGCCAGGAGATGCAGTACGCCGGCCAGGGCGGCTCGATCCCCCTCTGCAACACCCTCGCGGGCCTCTACCCGCACGCCGAGATCCTCCTCATCGGCCTGAGCGAGCCAGAGGCGCAGATCCACGCCGTGAACGAGAGCGTCTCCCCCGAGGAGCTGGAGCGTCTGTCGGTGGCGGAGGCCCTCTTCCTGCGCAACTACGCGGCGAGCTGA
- a CDS encoding ABC transporter ATP-binding protein — MSLQTSPQPAAADPAAAPFLDVRDLRVHFPTEDGIVKSVDGVSFTLEKGSTLGIVGESGSGKSVTSLALLGLHKGTRAEVSGEIRLDGRELVSLPEHEMRALRGRTVSMIFQDPLSALHPYFTVGAQIAEAYRVHHKVSKKEARERAVEMLKRVGIPQPERRVRDYPHQFSGGMRQRAMIAMSLVCDPELLIADEPTTALDVTVQAQILDLIRDLQEEFGSAVILITHDLGVVADIADDILVMYGGRRIEYGTVHDVLKEPQHPYTWGLLESMPQITGDVERRLNPIAGSPPSLINPPSGCAFHPRCTYKGWVPEGRCSVERPELVAVPGTGRHLAACHLTPQTRQEIRVRTATGAAQ, encoded by the coding sequence GTGTCCCTCCAGACCTCACCGCAACCGGCGGCCGCCGATCCCGCGGCCGCCCCCTTCCTCGACGTACGGGACCTGCGGGTGCACTTCCCCACCGAGGACGGGATCGTCAAGTCCGTCGACGGCGTCTCCTTCACCCTGGAGAAGGGCAGCACTCTCGGCATCGTCGGCGAGTCCGGCTCGGGCAAGTCGGTCACCTCGCTGGCCCTGCTCGGACTGCACAAGGGCACGCGTGCCGAGGTCTCCGGCGAGATCCGGCTGGACGGGCGGGAGCTGGTCTCGCTGCCCGAGCACGAGATGCGCGCCCTGCGCGGCCGTACGGTCTCCATGATCTTCCAGGACCCGCTGTCCGCCCTGCACCCGTACTTCACCGTCGGCGCCCAGATCGCCGAGGCCTACCGGGTCCACCACAAGGTCTCGAAGAAGGAGGCCCGGGAGCGGGCCGTGGAGATGCTGAAACGGGTCGGCATCCCGCAGCCCGAACGCCGGGTGCGGGACTACCCGCACCAGTTCTCCGGCGGCATGCGGCAGCGCGCGATGATCGCCATGTCGCTGGTCTGCGACCCCGAACTGCTCATCGCCGACGAGCCGACCACCGCCCTGGACGTCACCGTCCAGGCGCAGATCCTCGACCTGATCCGCGATCTCCAGGAGGAGTTCGGATCCGCGGTCATCCTCATCACCCACGACCTCGGTGTGGTGGCCGACATCGCCGACGACATCCTGGTGATGTACGGCGGCCGCCGCATCGAGTACGGCACCGTGCACGACGTGCTCAAGGAGCCCCAGCACCCCTACACCTGGGGCCTGTTGGAGTCGATGCCGCAGATCACCGGGGACGTCGAACGACGGCTGAACCCGATCGCCGGCTCCCCGCCGAGCCTCATCAACCCTCCCTCGGGCTGCGCCTTCCACCCCCGCTGCACCTACAAGGGCTGGGTGCCCGAGGGGCGTTGCTCGGTGGAGCGGCCCGAACTGGTGGCCGTTCCCGGCACCGGCCGGCACCTCGCCGCCTGCCACCTCACCCCGCAGACCCGGCAGGAGATCCGCGTCCGTACGGCCACGGGGGCCGCGCAGTGA
- a CDS encoding NUDIX domain-containing protein, whose translation MIVWINGAFGAGKTTTARELIELIPNSTLFDPEDIGAAVVRLLPPKHLAEVGDFQDLPIWRRLVIDTAAAMLAELGGTLVVPMTLLRQEYRDEIFGGLAARRISVRHILLAPAETILRERISGRETPPALSPGEPGQGHWAYEHLEPYRAALSSWLTADAHLVDTGALTPYETAARIAEDLGAGRVPVCDIVQTPEPTAETVAAGVLLFDEQDRVLLVDPTYKAGWEFPGGVVEPGEAPARAGMREVAEETGIRLDEVPRLLVVDWEQPVPPGYGGLRLLFDGGRLDSTRAGAVLLPGPELRGWCFASEEEAAELLPPVRYERLRWALRARERGAALYLEAGVPIG comes from the coding sequence GTGATCGTCTGGATCAACGGCGCGTTCGGTGCGGGGAAGACCACCACCGCACGAGAACTGATCGAACTGATCCCGAACAGCACGCTCTTCGACCCCGAGGACATCGGCGCGGCGGTCGTGCGTCTCCTGCCGCCCAAGCACCTCGCCGAGGTCGGCGACTTCCAGGACCTGCCGATCTGGCGACGACTGGTGATCGACACGGCGGCCGCGATGCTCGCCGAACTCGGCGGGACCCTGGTGGTTCCCATGACCCTGCTGCGCCAGGAGTACCGCGACGAGATCTTCGGCGGCCTCGCCGCCCGTCGGATCAGCGTCCGCCACATTCTCCTCGCCCCGGCGGAAACGATCCTGCGCGAACGAATATCAGGCCGGGAGACCCCACCGGCCCTGTCGCCCGGCGAGCCGGGGCAGGGGCACTGGGCGTACGAGCACCTCGAGCCCTACCGGGCCGCCCTCTCCTCCTGGCTCACCGCCGACGCCCACCTGGTCGACACCGGCGCGCTCACCCCGTACGAGACAGCCGCCCGCATCGCCGAGGACCTCGGCGCCGGGCGCGTGCCCGTGTGCGACATCGTGCAGACCCCCGAGCCCACCGCCGAGACCGTGGCCGCCGGGGTGCTCCTCTTCGACGAGCAGGACCGGGTGCTGCTCGTCGACCCCACCTACAAGGCGGGCTGGGAGTTCCCCGGCGGAGTCGTCGAGCCCGGCGAGGCGCCCGCGCGGGCCGGGATGCGCGAGGTGGCCGAGGAGACCGGCATCCGCCTCGACGAGGTACCCCGCCTCCTCGTCGTCGACTGGGAGCAGCCCGTCCCTCCCGGATACGGCGGACTGCGCCTCCTGTTCGACGGGGGCCGGCTCGACTCCACCCGGGCGGGGGCGGTACTGCTGCCCGGCCCCGAACTGCGCGGCTGGTGCTTCGCCAGCGAGGAGGAGGCCGCGGAACTGCTGCCACCGGTGCGCTACGAGCGGTTGAGGTGGGCGCTGCGGGCCCGGGAGCGGGGAGCGGCGCTGTACCTGGAGGCTGGGGTTCCGATCGGCTGA
- a CDS encoding protein kinase family protein, translating into MESLTRLRAHADTATALALLSDRDLADLVASGTPLSVGIGGRATLVEVDGVRVFVKRLPLSDLELEPDNVRSTANLFDMPVHCHYGIGAIGSPGFGAWRELAVHEMTTNWVRSGRFPGFPLMHHWRILADAPQPLPGELADVEGAVAYWGGGRARIEALRTASASLTLFLEHVPHTLHDWFARQLRSDDADSACALVEQGLEAVTGFLRKQQLVHFDAHFGNILTDGRQLCLTDYGLALSSRFELAPAERDFHDRHHRYDRAYALSYLVHWLVVDQYGLDRDEREDYIRSCANGRQPEKVPAAAAALISRHARLAATVGDFNRRLEQESRFTPYPHEEVDALSSRVVSAGSSTMS; encoded by the coding sequence ATGGAATCCCTGACCCGCCTCCGCGCCCACGCCGACACCGCCACCGCTCTCGCCCTCCTGAGCGACCGGGACCTCGCGGATCTCGTGGCGTCCGGCACCCCGCTGAGTGTCGGGATCGGCGGGCGGGCAACGCTGGTGGAGGTCGACGGGGTGCGGGTCTTCGTGAAGCGGCTGCCCCTCAGCGACCTCGAGCTCGAACCGGACAACGTCCGCTCCACCGCGAACCTCTTCGACATGCCGGTCCACTGCCACTACGGCATCGGTGCCATCGGCAGCCCCGGCTTCGGCGCCTGGCGCGAGCTGGCCGTGCACGAGATGACGACGAACTGGGTGCGGTCAGGGCGCTTCCCCGGCTTCCCGCTGATGCACCACTGGCGGATCCTGGCCGACGCGCCGCAGCCGCTTCCCGGGGAACTGGCCGACGTGGAAGGGGCCGTGGCCTACTGGGGCGGCGGCCGTGCGCGCATCGAGGCCCTGCGTACCGCGTCCGCGAGCCTGACCCTGTTCCTGGAGCACGTGCCGCACACCCTTCACGACTGGTTCGCCCGACAGCTGCGCTCGGACGACGCCGACTCGGCCTGCGCCCTCGTGGAGCAGGGCCTCGAAGCCGTCACCGGTTTTCTCAGGAAGCAGCAACTCGTGCACTTCGACGCGCACTTCGGCAACATCCTCACCGACGGACGACAGCTCTGCCTGACCGACTACGGGCTCGCCCTGTCCAGCCGCTTCGAACTGGCCCCGGCGGAGCGCGACTTCCACGACCGCCACCACCGCTACGACCGCGCCTATGCCCTCTCCTACCTGGTGCACTGGCTGGTCGTCGACCAGTACGGCCTGGACCGGGACGAGCGCGAGGACTACATCCGTTCGTGCGCGAACGGCAGGCAACCCGAGAAGGTACCCGCCGCCGCGGCCGCCCTCATTTCCCGGCATGCCCGACTGGCCGCCACCGTGGGCGACTTCAACCGACGACTGGAACAGGAGAGCAGGTTCACCCCTTACCCTCACGAGGAGGTCGACGCACTGTCCTCCAGGGTGGTCAGCGCCGGGTCGAGCACGATGTCCTGA
- a CDS encoding ABC transporter permease translates to MTTQQQPMPADTGTPHAGEPSPEPRSDGTVITGRSPARMAWRRIRRDKVTMAAFVITVLFVLIALLAPLLTAITGWGPITPDGKAIDPDTGNFPRGALGGISLTHLLGVEPGTGYDLFARIVHGLRTSLLVGFASAVLSTVVGVVAGLAAGYSGGWVDNVLSRIMDVMLAFPQLLFIIALTPVIQNAMQTNSHGGTDENLRLLVLVLNIAVFAWAYTARLVRGQVLSLREREFVDAARIMSAGKWHILFRQLLPNLWAPVLISFALAVPQNITTEAALSYLGVGVIPPNPDWGALLSDASQYFLQDPMYLFVPGVLLLILVLALNLLGDGVRDALDPRAARG, encoded by the coding sequence ATGACGACGCAACAGCAGCCGATGCCCGCCGACACCGGCACCCCGCACGCCGGTGAACCGTCGCCGGAACCGCGGAGCGACGGCACGGTCATCACCGGGCGTTCGCCCGCCCGCATGGCCTGGCGGCGCATCAGACGGGACAAGGTCACCATGGCCGCGTTCGTGATCACGGTGCTCTTCGTCCTGATCGCGCTGCTGGCCCCGCTCCTGACGGCGATCACCGGCTGGGGGCCGATCACCCCCGACGGCAAGGCGATCGACCCGGACACCGGCAACTTCCCGCGCGGAGCGCTGGGCGGCATCAGCCTCACGCATCTGCTGGGCGTCGAACCGGGCACCGGCTACGACCTGTTCGCCCGGATCGTCCACGGCCTGCGCACCTCGCTGCTCGTCGGCTTCGCCTCGGCCGTGCTGTCCACCGTCGTCGGAGTCGTGGCCGGACTCGCCGCGGGGTACTCCGGCGGCTGGGTCGACAACGTGCTGTCACGGATCATGGACGTGATGCTGGCCTTCCCGCAGCTGCTGTTCATCATCGCCCTGACCCCGGTCATCCAGAACGCGATGCAGACCAACAGCCACGGCGGCACCGACGAGAACCTCCGGCTGCTGGTCCTCGTCCTGAACATCGCGGTGTTCGCCTGGGCCTACACCGCCCGGCTGGTGCGCGGACAGGTCCTGTCCCTGCGCGAGCGGGAGTTCGTCGACGCGGCGCGGATCATGAGCGCCGGGAAGTGGCACATCCTCTTCCGGCAGCTGCTGCCGAACCTGTGGGCCCCGGTCCTGATCTCCTTCGCGCTGGCCGTCCCGCAGAACATCACCACCGAGGCGGCCCTGTCCTACCTCGGCGTGGGCGTCATCCCGCCCAACCCGGACTGGGGGGCGCTGCTCTCGGACGCCTCCCAGTACTTCCTGCAGGACCCCATGTACCTGTTCGTCCCCGGAGTCCTGCTGCTGATTCTCGTCCTGGCGCTGAACCTCCTCGGCGACGGCGTCCGGGACGCCCTGGATCCCCGCGCGGCCCGCGGCTGA
- a CDS encoding ABC transporter permease: MLRYLIRRLLAAAAILLVITVITFFIFFALPSDPALLACGKTCSPSRLAEIKHSLGLDQTFLKQFWEFFKGLFIGRNFGDQSVRVHCDAPCLGISFQTDTPVLTTLLDDFPADLSLGLGAAVFFLILGVGLGTVAAVRRGKAADKAAVGLALLGVSVQIYFVGLLLLYLFVDKWQILPASGYTPITQDPGAWFQGLILPWVTLVIVYLALYTRLTRSSMLEVLAEDYMRTARAKGLSSSRVVLKHGLRAAITPIITIFGMDVGSLIGGSAVITESVFGINGIGKLAVDSVQNSDLPVILGTTLFAATFVVLANVVVDVVYGLVDPRVRLA, from the coding sequence ATGCTTCGTTACCTCATCCGGCGCCTGCTGGCAGCGGCCGCGATCCTCCTGGTGATCACCGTGATCACCTTCTTCATCTTCTTCGCGCTGCCGTCCGACCCCGCACTCCTGGCCTGCGGCAAGACGTGCTCGCCGTCCCGGCTGGCCGAGATCAAGCATTCGCTCGGGCTCGACCAGACCTTCCTCAAGCAGTTCTGGGAGTTCTTCAAGGGACTCTTCATCGGCCGGAACTTCGGCGACCAGAGCGTGCGCGTGCACTGCGACGCGCCCTGCCTCGGCATCTCCTTCCAGACCGACACCCCGGTCCTGACCACCCTGCTGGACGACTTCCCGGCCGACCTGTCGCTGGGTCTCGGCGCCGCGGTGTTCTTCCTGATCCTGGGCGTCGGCCTCGGCACGGTCGCGGCCGTCCGCCGGGGGAAGGCCGCGGACAAGGCGGCGGTGGGACTCGCGCTGCTCGGGGTCTCCGTGCAGATCTACTTCGTCGGACTGCTGCTGCTCTACCTGTTCGTCGACAAGTGGCAGATCCTGCCCGCCTCCGGCTACACCCCGATCACGCAGGACCCCGGCGCCTGGTTCCAGGGACTGATCCTGCCCTGGGTCACCCTCGTCATCGTCTACCTCGCGCTGTACACCCGGCTCACCCGCTCCTCCATGCTGGAGGTCCTCGCCGAGGACTACATGCGCACCGCCCGGGCCAAGGGCCTCTCGAGCAGCAGAGTCGTCCTCAAGCACGGCCTGCGGGCCGCGATCACCCCGATCATCACCATCTTCGGCATGGACGTCGGCTCGCTGATCGGCGGCTCCGCCGTCATCACCGAGTCGGTGTTCGGCATCAACGGCATCGGCAAGCTCGCGGTCGACTCGGTACAGAACTCCGACCTGCCGGTCATCCTCGGCACCACGCTCTTCGCGGCCACCTTCGTGGTGCTCGCCAACGTGGTCGTCGACGTGGTCTACGGCCTCGTCGACCCCCGTGTCCGCCTCGCCTGA
- a CDS encoding dipeptide ABC transporter ATP-binding protein, translating to MTAVDEQEQPVSTTQPAAGEHLLEVTGLTKHFPIRHGIVFQRQIGAVHAVDGIDFTVGAGQSLGLVGESGCGKSTTGRLITRLSEPTAGKVMFDGEDITHTPENRMREARRNLQMIFQDPYSSLNPRHTVGTIVETPMRLNGINPPQGHKKRAQELLETVGLSPEHYNRYPNEFSGGQRQRIGIARALALRPKLIVADEPVSALDVSIQAQIVNLLQDLQRELGIAFVFIAHDLAVVRHFCERVAVMYLGKIVEVADRQTLYTGPRHPYTHALLSAVPEADPDGTRRRERIRLAGDVPSPIDPPSGCRFRTRCWKAQDKCATEEPPLVRLSGNADGHLTACHFPEEPSVEARDQDIVLDPALTTLEDSASTSS from the coding sequence GTGACCGCGGTCGACGAACAGGAGCAGCCCGTGAGCACCACCCAGCCCGCCGCCGGGGAGCACCTGCTCGAAGTCACCGGCCTCACCAAGCACTTCCCGATCCGCCACGGCATCGTCTTCCAGCGGCAGATCGGGGCCGTGCACGCCGTCGACGGCATCGACTTCACCGTCGGTGCCGGTCAGTCGCTCGGCCTGGTCGGCGAGTCCGGCTGCGGCAAGTCCACGACGGGCCGGCTCATCACCCGCCTGTCGGAGCCCACGGCCGGAAAGGTGATGTTCGACGGCGAGGACATCACCCACACCCCGGAGAACCGGATGAGGGAGGCCCGCCGCAACCTCCAGATGATCTTCCAGGACCCGTACTCGTCCCTGAACCCCCGGCACACGGTCGGCACGATCGTCGAGACGCCCATGCGGCTCAACGGCATCAACCCGCCCCAGGGGCACAAGAAGCGCGCCCAGGAACTCCTCGAGACGGTCGGCCTCAGCCCCGAGCACTACAACCGCTACCCGAACGAGTTCTCCGGGGGCCAGCGCCAGCGCATCGGGATCGCCCGCGCCCTCGCCCTGCGGCCCAAGCTCATCGTGGCCGACGAGCCGGTGTCGGCGCTGGACGTCTCCATCCAGGCGCAGATCGTCAACCTGCTCCAGGACCTCCAGCGGGAGCTGGGCATCGCGTTCGTCTTCATCGCCCACGACCTTGCCGTCGTACGGCACTTCTGCGAGCGGGTCGCGGTGATGTACCTCGGCAAGATCGTCGAGGTCGCCGACCGGCAGACCCTGTACACCGGGCCCCGGCACCCCTACACCCACGCCCTGCTCTCCGCCGTTCCCGAGGCCGACCCGGACGGCACCCGGCGGCGCGAGCGCATCCGGCTCGCCGGGGACGTGCCCTCGCCGATCGATCCGCCGTCCGGCTGCCGCTTCCGCACCCGGTGCTGGAAGGCACAGGACAAGTGCGCGACCGAGGAACCGCCGCTGGTGCGCCTGTCGGGCAACGCGGACGGGCATCTGACGGCCTGCCACTTCCCGGAGGAGCCGAGCGTCGAGGCCCGCGATCAGGACATCGTGCTCGACCCGGCGCTGACCACCCTGGAGGACAGTGCGTCGACCTCCTCGTGA
- a CDS encoding ABC transporter substrate-binding protein, whose protein sequence is MTRRRRSIVLTATAVAIALGATACGGSSSTSGSGSPTKGGTLTVLDHADFDHLDPQRVYTTEGSSMDQELVRTLTGWDETGSQPKLVGDLATDTGTPSAGDTVWTFHLRKGVTWQDGTAVTSQDVKYGVERTFSPDINGGPPYASQWLVGGSSYKGPYSGKELASIQTPDASTIVFHLDQPVADFNQTTAMPGWSGVPKAHDTGATYDTHVWSDGPYMIKSYAKNKELVLVRNTHWKQSTDPIRQQNVNEIDVQLGQDQSAIDQQIKSDAGTAQTSIMQWPIAGSDLTTITNDPSLKSRLYNIPAPGINYLAINTTRTKDLKVRQAIEYAIDKTTVRGAFGGSAYGAYASTMLSPGIGGYQKFNLYSANPAGDITKAKALMKQAGNPKLTMSLAVENTPTLEHFGDAVKTSLAKIGITVNITPIDAANYFSNIDNVKNQYDLTWVDWIADWPNASTVLPVLFDGRQIAKLPQSNQDQSYLNDPTVNAQIDKIAKMTDVKQADAAYGALDQQIMKDAAVVPLMYMKFSDLSGSKVGGIISDPILAEPSLVHAYVKS, encoded by the coding sequence ATGACGCGCAGAAGGCGCTCGATCGTGCTCACGGCCACCGCCGTGGCGATCGCCCTGGGGGCCACCGCATGCGGAGGCTCCTCCAGCACCAGCGGAAGCGGCTCCCCGACCAAGGGCGGCACCCTGACCGTCCTCGACCACGCCGACTTCGACCACCTCGACCCCCAGCGCGTCTACACGACCGAGGGTTCGAGCATGGACCAGGAGCTCGTGCGCACCCTGACCGGCTGGGACGAGACCGGCTCCCAGCCCAAGCTGGTCGGCGACCTGGCCACCGACACCGGAACGCCCAGCGCGGGCGACACCGTGTGGACCTTCCACCTGCGCAAGGGTGTCACCTGGCAGGACGGTACGGCGGTCACCTCGCAGGACGTCAAGTACGGCGTCGAGCGGACCTTCTCGCCCGACATCAACGGCGGCCCGCCGTACGCCAGTCAGTGGCTGGTCGGCGGCTCCTCGTACAAGGGCCCCTACTCGGGCAAGGAACTCGCCTCCATCCAGACGCCGGACGCGTCCACCATCGTCTTCCACCTCGACCAGCCCGTGGCCGACTTCAACCAGACGACCGCGATGCCCGGCTGGTCAGGGGTGCCCAAGGCCCACGACACCGGTGCCACGTACGACACGCACGTCTGGTCCGACGGGCCGTACATGATCAAGTCGTACGCCAAGAACAAGGAACTCGTCCTCGTCAGGAACACCCACTGGAAGCAGTCGACCGACCCGATCCGGCAGCAGAACGTCAACGAGATCGACGTGCAACTCGGCCAGGACCAGTCGGCGATCGACCAGCAGATCAAGTCCGACGCCGGTACCGCCCAGACCTCGATCATGCAGTGGCCGATCGCGGGCTCCGACCTGACGACGATCACCAATGACCCGTCCCTGAAGTCGCGCCTCTACAACATCCCGGCTCCCGGCATCAACTACCTCGCCATCAACACCACCCGGACCAAAGACCTGAAGGTCCGTCAGGCGATCGAGTACGCGATCGACAAGACCACCGTCCGCGGCGCGTTCGGCGGTTCGGCGTACGGCGCCTACGCGAGCACGATGCTCAGCCCCGGCATCGGCGGCTACCAGAAGTTCAACCTCTACAGCGCCAACCCCGCCGGAGACATCACCAAGGCCAAGGCGCTGATGAAGCAGGCGGGCAACCCCAAGCTCACCATGTCGCTCGCGGTGGAGAACACCCCGACCCTGGAGCACTTCGGCGACGCCGTGAAGACCTCGCTCGCGAAGATCGGCATCACGGTGAACATCACCCCGATCGACGCGGCGAACTACTTCAGCAACATCGACAACGTCAAGAACCAGTACGACCTCACCTGGGTCGACTGGATCGCGGACTGGCCGAACGCCTCCACCGTGCTGCCCGTCCTCTTCGACGGACGCCAGATCGCGAAGCTGCCGCAGTCCAACCAGGACCAGTCCTACCTGAACGACCCCACCGTCAACGCGCAGATCGACAAGATCGCCAAGATGACGGACGTCAAGCAGGCCGACGCCGCCTACGGCGCCCTGGACCAGCAGATCATGAAGGACGCCGCCGTGGTCCCGCTGATGTACATGAAGTTCAGCGATCTGTCGGGCTCCAAGGTCGGCGGAATCATCTCGGACCCGATCCTCGCCGAGCCCAGCCTGGTTCACGCCTACGTCAAGAGCTGA